The Streptomyces lienomycini sequence GGCTGACCGTCCGCGCCGCCGAGCTGCGGTCCCTGCCGCTGCCGGACGGCGTCGACGGCTCCGTCCTGCTCCTCGACTGGCGGGTCGCCGCCCAGTACGGCTCCCTGCCCCAGGCCGCCCGGCTCCGTGCCGACCTGGTCAGGGCCCTGGACGGCACCCTGGACATCGCCGGACGCCTCGCCGAACGGGACGCCGCCCATCCCCGGCGCCGGGGAGTGGAGCCGCCCCCGCCCCGCGTCACCGTCGCCCCGGCCGCCTCCCGGCTGGCCACGGTGATCGAGGTCCGCGCCCAGGACGCGCCGGGACTGCTGTTCCGCATCGGGCGGGCACTGGAGGCGGCAGGGGTGCGGGTGCGGAGCGCGCACGTGTCGACGCTGGGGGCGAACGCGGTGGACGCGTTCTACGTGACGCGGGGCGAGGGGGTGCCGTTGCCGGGGGAGGAGGCGGCGTCCGTGGCCCGGGAGCTGGAGGAGTCGCTGCGGGGGTGACCTTGTGGTCGTGTCATGCGTTTACCCGGTGTGCTCCCCGCCGACGCGGGGATGGTCCGATCGTGAACGACGAACTCGTCGGGATCCTCGGTTGCTCCCCGCGCACGCGGGGATATCAGTCCCTGCCCGCTCTCTGCAGCGGGCAGGGACGATTTGCTTGCCGGGCCGGATACCCTGGAGGGCGACCCACACCAACGCCGACGCGAGGACCTACGCCGCCGTGTTCGATACTCTCTCCGACCGCCTGTCAGCCACCTTCAAATCCCTCCGGGGCAAAGGCAGGCTGACCGAGGCGGACATCGACGCCACGGCCCGCGAGATCCGCATCGCGCTCCTCGAAGCCGACGTGGCGCTGCCCGTCGTGCGTGCCTTCATCAAGAAGGTCAAGGAGCGCTCCCTCGGCGCCGAGGTCTCCAAGGCGCTCAATCCGGCACAGCAGATCGTCAAGGTGGTCAACGAGGAACTGATCACCATCCTCGGCGGAGAAACCCGCCGCCTGCGCTTCGCCAAGCAGCCGCCGACCGTGATCATGCTGGCCGGTCTGCAGGGTGCCGGTAAGACCACCCTCGCGGGCAAGCTCGGGCACTGGCTCAAGGAGCAGGGCCACTCCCCGCTGCTCGTGGCCTGTGACCTCCAGCGCCCCAACGCCGTCAACCAGCTGAGCGTCGTCGCCGAGCGCGCCGGTGTCGCGGTCTACGCCCCCGAGCCGGGCAACGGCGTCGGTGACCCGGTCAAGGTCGCCAAGGACTCCATCGAGTTCGCCAAGACCAAGGTCCACGACCTGGTCATCGTCGACACCGCCGGCCGCCTGGGCATCGACCAGGAGCTGATGCGGCAGGCCGCGGACATCCGCGACGCGGTCTCGCCCGACGAGATCCTCTTCGTCGTCGACGCCATGATCGGTCAGGACGCGGTCAACACCGCCGAGGCCTTCCGCGACGGCGTCGGCTTCGACGGCGTGGTGCTCTCCAAGCTCGACGGCGACGCCCGCGGTGGCGCGGCCCTGTCGATCGCCTCGGTGACCGGCAAGCCGATCATGTTCGCCTCGAACGGCGAGAAGCTGACGGACTTCGACGCCTTCCACCCGGACCGGATGGCCTCCCGCATCCTCGACATGGGTGACCTGCTCACCCTGATCGAGCAGGCGGAGAAGACGTTCAGCCAGGAAGAGGCCGAGAAGATGGCCTCCAAGCTGGCGTCCAAGAAGGGCCAGGACTTCACCCTGGACGACTTCCTGGCCCAGATGGAGCAGGTCAGGAAAATGGGCAGCATTAGTAAGCTGCTCGGCATGCTGCCCGGCATGGGCCAGATGAAGGACCAGATCAACAACCTCGACGAGCGCGACGTCGACCGCACGGCCGCCATCATCAAGTCGATGACCCCGGGCGAGCGCCAGGAGCCGACGATCATCAACGGCTCGCGCCGGGCCCGTATCGCCAAGGGCTCCGGCGTCGACGTCAGCGCGGTCAAGTCCCTCGTCGAGCGGTTCTTCGAGGCCCGCAAGATGATGTCCCGCATGGCCCAGGGCGGCGGCATGCCCGGTATGCCGGGGATGCCCGGCATGGGTGGCGGTCCCGGGCGGCAGAAGAAGCAGCAGAAGAAGGCCAAGGGCAAGCAGCGCTCCGGCAACCCGATGAAGCGCAAGCAGCAGGAGCAGGAGGAGGCCGCCCGCCGCGCCGCCGCCGCGCAGAGCGGGGGAGCGCTCGGGCTGCCCCAGCAGGGCGGTCAGGACTTCGAGCTGCCGGACGAGTTCAAGAAGTTCATGGGCTGACGGCCCGTTCCGTACGTACGTCCGCACCCACGTCCGTACCCGCGACGCCGGGGCGCCCTCTCGTCCAAGAGGGCGCCCCGGCGTCGTACACCCACATGCCCGCGCGGCTTTCCTGTCGTAGCGTCCGGATATGACCAATCCGTCCCCGCCGCGCAAGGCACCCGAGCCGCCCTGGCGGACCGAGGGCACGCCCGACGAGCCGCCCAAACCGCCGCCCGGCGGCAGAAGGATGCGCGGCGGCTGGTGGAACCTGGTCCTCGCGGCGCTGATCGTCTACCTCATCGCCAACCTCGTGCTCTCCTTCTTCAACGAGGGCGACGAGCCGACCATCTCCTACACGGAGTTCAGCAAGCAGGTCGACGCGGGCAACGTCAGCAAGATCTACGCCAAGGGCGACGCGATCCAGGGCCAGCTCAAGAAGGCCCGGGACAATCCCGAGGGCGACGGCACCTACACCAAGTTCACGACCGAGCGGCCGACCTTCGCCGACGACCGGCTCTGGAACGAGCTGACGAAGAACAACGTCACCGTCACCGCCGAGCCCGTCGTCCAGCACCGCAGCTTCCTGTCCAACCTGCTGATCGCGCTGGCGCCGATGCTGATCCTGGTGGTGCTGTGGATCTTCATCGCGCGGCGCATGAGGGGCGCCCTGGGCGGCGGGGCCGGAGGCATGCTCGGCCGCAAGGCACCGCCCAAGCCGGTCGAGCTGGAGGCCGGGAAGCCGCGCACCACCTTCGCCGACGTCGCCGGGATCGACGAGGTGGAGGGCGAGCTGAGCGACGTCGTCGACTTCCTCAAGAACCCGGACGCCTATCGGCGCATGGGCGCCAAGATGCCCCGGGGCGTCCTGCTGACCGGCCCGCCCGGCACCGGGAAGACGCTCCTCGCGCGCGCGGTCGCCGGAGAGGCGGAGGTGCCGTTCTTCTCGGCGTCCGCGTCGGAGTTCATCGAGATGATCGTCGGTGTGGGGGCCTCCCGGGTGCGGGAGCTGTTCGCCGAGGCCCGCAAGGTGGCGCCGTCGATCATCTTCATCGACGAGATCGACACCATCGGCCGCGCCCGCGGCGGCGGCTCCGGCATGGGCGGCCACGACGAACGCGAGCAGACCCTCAACCAGATCCTCACCGAGATGGACGGCTTCTCCGGCTCCGAGGGCGTGATCGTCATCGCCGCCACCAACCGCGCCGACATCCTGGACGCCGCCCTGACCCGCCCCGGCCGCTTCGACCGGGTGGTCAGCGTCTCGCCGCCGGACAGAAGTGGCCGAAAGGCGATCCTGGAGATCCACACCCGCGAGATCCCGCTGGCTCCCGACGTCGACCTCGCCCAGGTCGCCCGTACGACGCCGGGCATGACCGGCGCCGAACTCGCCAACCTCGCCAACGAGGCGGCGCTGCTCGCGGTCAAGCGGAAGCAGGACCGGGTGACGCAGGCGAACCTCTCCGAGGCACTGGAGAAGGTCCAGCTGGGTGCCGAACGCCCGCTGGTGATGCCCGAGGAGGAACGCCGGCGCACCGCCTACCACGAGAGCGGACACGCCCTGCTCGGCATGCTGCAACCGGGCGCCGACCCCGTCCGCAAGATCACCATCGTGCCGCGCGGCCGGGCCCTGGGGGTGACGCTGTCGACGCCGGACGCGGACAAGTACGCGTACACGGAGGAGTACCTGCGCGGGCGGATCATCGGCGCGCTCGGCGGCATGGCGGCCGAGCACGTCGTGTACGGGGTGATCACGACCGGATCGGAGAGCGACCTCGAGCAGGTCACCAACATCGCCCGCGGCATGGTCGCGCGCTGGGGCATGAGCGAGCGGGTCGGACGCCTCTCCGCCCTCCCCGGTGACGCCCAGCAGGCGTACGGCCTGGCCGCCGCACCCCAGACCCTCGACGCCATCGACGGCGAGATGCGGCGGGTCGTCGACTCCTGCTACGAGGAGGCCGTCCGCAAGCTGCGCGACCACCGCGGTCAGCTCGACGCGCTCGCCGAGTCGCTGCTGGCCAGCGAGACCCTGGACGAGGCGGAGGCGTACCGCATCGCCGGGATCACCAGGCTGACGAAGGACGACCCGGAGGTGTGAGCGCCCGCGGCCGCTTCCGCACTCCTTGTCCGCACTCCTTGACCGCTCAGGGGACCCGGGCGATCAGGTAGCGGAACACGTTCGGCATCCACACGGTGCCGTCCGGCCGCTGGTGCGGGTGCAGGGACTCCGCCAGCTCCTTGTCGACCTGCTCCCGGTCGGTCGCCGCGATCGCCGCGTCGAAGAGACCGGTCGACAGCAGCCCGCGCACCGCGCTGTCCGGGCCGGCGTAGCCGAACGGGCACGCCACCCGTCCCGAACCGTCCGGCCGGAGCCCGGCGCGCTGGGCCACCTCCTCCAGGTCGTCGCGCAGGGCGGGCCGCCAGCCGCCCGCGCCGCGCAACGGGTCGGCGAGTCTGGCCGCCACCCGCAGCACGGACGTCGTGGCACACCGCTCCGGAGGGCCCCAGCCCGTCAGCACCACGGCGGCGCCCCGCGCGGCGAGCGGCGTCGCCCGGGCGAGCAACTCGCCGAGCCCGTCCGAGTCGTCC is a genomic window containing:
- the ftsH gene encoding ATP-dependent zinc metalloprotease FtsH yields the protein MTNPSPPRKAPEPPWRTEGTPDEPPKPPPGGRRMRGGWWNLVLAALIVYLIANLVLSFFNEGDEPTISYTEFSKQVDAGNVSKIYAKGDAIQGQLKKARDNPEGDGTYTKFTTERPTFADDRLWNELTKNNVTVTAEPVVQHRSFLSNLLIALAPMLILVVLWIFIARRMRGALGGGAGGMLGRKAPPKPVELEAGKPRTTFADVAGIDEVEGELSDVVDFLKNPDAYRRMGAKMPRGVLLTGPPGTGKTLLARAVAGEAEVPFFSASASEFIEMIVGVGASRVRELFAEARKVAPSIIFIDEIDTIGRARGGGSGMGGHDEREQTLNQILTEMDGFSGSEGVIVIAATNRADILDAALTRPGRFDRVVSVSPPDRSGRKAILEIHTREIPLAPDVDLAQVARTTPGMTGAELANLANEAALLAVKRKQDRVTQANLSEALEKVQLGAERPLVMPEEERRRTAYHESGHALLGMLQPGADPVRKITIVPRGRALGVTLSTPDADKYAYTEEYLRGRIIGALGGMAAEHVVYGVITTGSESDLEQVTNIARGMVARWGMSERVGRLSALPGDAQQAYGLAAAPQTLDAIDGEMRRVVDSCYEEAVRKLRDHRGQLDALAESLLASETLDEAEAYRIAGITRLTKDDPEV
- the ffh gene encoding signal recognition particle protein, whose product is MFDTLSDRLSATFKSLRGKGRLTEADIDATAREIRIALLEADVALPVVRAFIKKVKERSLGAEVSKALNPAQQIVKVVNEELITILGGETRRLRFAKQPPTVIMLAGLQGAGKTTLAGKLGHWLKEQGHSPLLVACDLQRPNAVNQLSVVAERAGVAVYAPEPGNGVGDPVKVAKDSIEFAKTKVHDLVIVDTAGRLGIDQELMRQAADIRDAVSPDEILFVVDAMIGQDAVNTAEAFRDGVGFDGVVLSKLDGDARGGAALSIASVTGKPIMFASNGEKLTDFDAFHPDRMASRILDMGDLLTLIEQAEKTFSQEEAEKMASKLASKKGQDFTLDDFLAQMEQVRKMGSISKLLGMLPGMGQMKDQINNLDERDVDRTAAIIKSMTPGERQEPTIINGSRRARIAKGSGVDVSAVKSLVERFFEARKMMSRMAQGGGMPGMPGMPGMGGGPGRQKKQQKKAKGKQRSGNPMKRKQQEQEEAARRAAAAQSGGALGLPQQGGQDFELPDEFKKFMG